A stretch of the Theileria equi strain WA chromosome 1, complete sequence genome encodes the following:
- a CDS encoding hypothetical protein (encoded by transcript BEWA_023470A) has translation MRFLPSYLVILLIICTVFLLTRRNSGIDTVEIGDDVSGNVRGKSSEQEDKAPCRQPVETRSNNKDRRDQLKRTYQGPETVQSSHLAQQATLEDPLVLAEVSYSSPFDEGSIGGHVDVPPQASPEEPSTNEDSEENELKDNEPEEPKEEASIEALLDLLEHIPEHPQEFEDEDEDPEFHNDDDFWDTPDDYSERQDDTQDEPDGLVIDDEDPEEAYEDDSLKSAPETSTKSRTRSEGVRDTEGQGDSEESEEQSSNEGSLESVDLPKVLSEATKPEHSSGDREESESVPTPAEEHKDNLGGGTDSSQIPLQQVDFVADYRSKVDVALFDLEEAEEDNVKVLKLKARDGAVAKRVKYDGEEIWSGVRRFSTFLCSYAVLYMDGDRPTLAVIKTNGLCNTEPTVYKYYDGTKWQSHDAYWHKNELEALKEKYRPTNPITLDLPNIDVSKINVETKEDNGVTVKEFSPKDDFHISSVMDSCKELWTAGAGQKCFLVEHYEKNNVAILYLETDDGNDTKSKYFEKVGNEWKNIGKELFNEKAKTMIKESVGSTSDTPQDTHLDTCQSFEYHHDDSHIKLVLPQGGVIVTKLLESRSTIWTGKTGEVLEYAKVYLKKDGKPEFVRVWKKGYSGINCLNYTKNILNNWSKFTGNINDKINPLKVATEHKGDFIIDLQNEEDTDECRIFEAELLGVTTRHFYPKPGYYATEVKDGDESLWKASESTDEKCLSCDVYTKDEERILYLSKRKNGKRDDASFEFSDGEWKNITEKEFNDKMNELKVQSSSIPISFTHLRVV, from the exons ATGCGGTTTTTACCATCGTACCTTGTTATCTTGCTCATCATATGCACAGTCTTCCTTTTAACTAGACGAAACTCTGGCATTGACACAGTTGAAATTGGTGATGATGTATCTGGAAATGTTCGGGGGAAGTCGTCTGAACAGGAAGATAAAGCACCTTGTAGACAACCCGTGGAGACTAGATCAAATAACAAGGATCGACGAGACCAACTGAAACGCACTTATCAGGGACCAGAGACTGTACAATCTTCACATTTAGCTCAACAGGCTACACTTGAAGATCCTTTGGTACTTGCCGAAGTTTCTTACTCATCCCCTTTTGATGAAGGATCGATAGGTGGCCATGTAGATGTCCCACCTCAGGCATCTCCTGAAGAGCCATCCACTAACGAGGATTCTGAAGAGAATGAGctaaaggataatgaaccagaagaacCTAAAGAGGAAGCCTCTATAGAAGCTCTTCTGGACCTGCTAGAGCATATTCCAGAACATCCTCAAGAGtttgaagatgaggatgagGACCCAGAATTTCACAACGATGATGATTTCTGGGATACTCCTGACGACTACTCTGAAAGGCAAGATGATACCCAAGACGAACCAGATGGACTTGTAATTGATGATGAGGATCCAGAGGAAGCTTATGAGGATGATAGTCTTAAAAGTGCTCCTGAGACTTCTACTAAATCACGAACACGTTCCGAAGGTGTTAGAGATACTGAAGGACAAGGAGACTCTGAggaatctgaagaacaatCTTCTAATGAGGGATCTCTAGAATCTGTGGATTTACCAAAGGTTTTATCAGAGGCTACTAAACCAGAACATTCGTCAGGAGATAGAGAGGAGAGTGAATCTGTGCCAACTCCTGCTGAAGAACATAAAGATAATCTTGGAGGTGGTACAGATTCCTCTCAAATTCCATTACAACAGGTTGATTTCGTAGCTGACTACAGGTCCAAGGTAGATGTTGCTCTCTTTGATTTAGAAGAAGCAGAGGAGGATAATGTTAAAGTTCTTAAACTAAAGGCTAGGGACGGAGCTGTTGCCAAGAGGGTGAAGTATGATGGAGAGGAGATATGGTCCGGAGTGAGAAGATTTTCAACATTTCTCTGTTCTTATGCTgtcttgtatatggatggagacaGGCCCACTCTTGCCGttataaaaacaaatgGTTTATGTAATACTGAACCCACAGTCTACAAGTACTATGATGGTACTAAATGGCAGAGTCATGATGCGTATTGGCATAAAAATGAACTTGAGgctttaaaggagaagtATAGACCTACTAATCCCATTACTCTTGATCTTCCTAATATAGATGTCTCAAAGATAAATGTAGAGACAAAGGAAGACAACGGAGTGACTGTTAAGGAGttttctccaaaggatgacTTCCACATATCCTCTGTTATGGATTCTTGCAAGGAGCTATGGACTGCTGGAGCTGGTCAAAAGTGTTTCCTTGTAGAACATTACGAAAAGAATAATGTGGCAATTCTTTACCTGGAGACTGATGATGGTAATGATACCAAGTccaagtactttgagaaagttggtaatgaatggaagaatattgGCAAGGAATTATTTAATGAGAAGGCAAAGACAATGATTAAAGAATCTGTAGGATCGACCAGTGACACTCCTCAGGATACTCATCTAGATACT TGCCAATCCTTTGAATATCACCATGATGACAGTCACATTAAACTAGTCCTTCCACAAGGAGGTGTGATAGTGACTAAATTGTTAGAGTCCAGGTCTACAATATGGACAGGTAAAACCGGAGAAGTCTTGGAATACGCCAAAGTCTATCTTAAAAAGGACGGTAAACCTGAGTTTGTTAGAGTTTGGAAAAAGGGTTACTCAGGTATAAACTGTTTGAACTATAcaaagaatattttaaataattGGTCAAAATTCACTGGAAATATAAACGACAAAATAAATCCACTTAAGGTTGCCACGGAACACAAGGGGGACTTTATTATAGACTTGcagaatgaagaagatacGGATGAGTGCAGAATCTTTGAGGCAGAATTACTGGGTGTTACCACTAGACACTTTTATCCCAAACCAGGTTATTATGCTACTGAGGTCAAGGATGGTGATGAGTCCCTCTGGAAAGCCTCTGAAAGTACAGATGAGAAATGCTTATCCTGTGACGTTTACAccaaggatgaagaaagAATCCTCTATTTAAGCAAAAGGAAAAATGGCAAAAGGGATGATGCTTCCTTTGAGTTTTctgatggagaatggaagaacaTTACTGAGAAGGAATTTAATGATAAGATGAATGAACTCAAGGTTCAATCAAGCAGTATTCCCATTAGTTTCACCCATTTACGCGTGGTATAA
- a CDS encoding hypothetical protein (encoded by transcript BEWA_023440A) — MSRDRGKNPQINLSEKPQSDGGAGSYESHGTAFTVTNGTGNLPEGFTKYIHTPNIKQITLDGYLQDGSKVRTGIPIENVTEVSAYYWDGQPDIPILLRIKQNKKRATEYYGRFSAKSWFSSKVENMEEQEALDHQNCYINGAIPIDLTNPTDIEQFKFGKEKSNCLKNAFIEPSNKSNLPPGATNYKVCAYQLTGGKRISRLTYDGQPTNIPPYTQYGPTLNIYYWKEEPSVPLIVEFKPTQGDSTWYENAGKNLHYTSWKQILQPDVLSFYNLRGELTDDFIIKLNEINCNLNDVLQIDIRNKPGEQYCHGKTNDGHAKKVSVKPEKVKISGFGAYKHYMKYFSGSNNFHVSGFTGYLTLRGFRELPFRNATGVIVF, encoded by the coding sequence atgagtagAGATAGAGGGAAGAACCCCCAAATTAACCTTTCCGAGAAGCCACAGAGTGATGGTGGTGCTGGAAGTTATGAATCCCATGGTACAGCCTTTACTGTTACCAACGGTACTGGTAACCTACCAGAAGGTTTTACCAAGTATATCCACACACcaaatataaaacaaaTCACTCTAGATGGATATCTTCAAGATGGAAGTAAGGTAAGAACGGGAATACCCATAGAAAATGTTACTGAGGTTTCTGCttactactgggatggCCAGCCAGATATACCTATCCTTCTTAGGATTAAGCAAAACAAAAAGAGGGCAACCGAGTATTATGGTAGATTCAGCGCAAAATCTTGGTTTTCTTCTAAGGtggaaaatatggaagaacAAGAAGCACTGGACCATCAAAATTGTTACATTAATGGTGCTATTCCAATAGACTTAACAAATCCTACAGATATTGAACAATTCAAATTCGGTAAAGAAAAATCTAACTGTCTGAAAAACGCATTTATAGAACCCTCCAACAAATCTAATCTCCCACCTGGAGCTACTAATTACAAGGTATGCGCCTATCAACTCACAGGTGGTAAAAGAATATCTAGACTTACCTATGATGGTCAGCCAACCAACATTCCTCCATATACTCAATATGGACCTACCTTGAATAtttattactggaaggaagaaCCGAGTGTTCCGCTGATAGTTGAGTTTAAGCCTACTCAAGGTGATTCTActtggtatgaaaatgcTGGTAAAAATCTACATTATACTAGCTGGAAACAGATTCTTCAACCAGATGTGTTAAGTTTTTATAATCTTCGAGGGGAACTTACTGATGATTTTATCATAAAGTTAAATGAGATAAACTGTAATCTCAACGATGTTCTTCAAATAGATATAAGAAATAAACCAGGTGAACAATATTGTCATGGTAAGACAAATGATGGACATGCCAAGAAGGTATCTGTTAAACCGGAAAAGGTAAAAATTTCTGGATTCGGTGCATATAAACATTACATGAAATATTTCTCAGGATCTAATAACTTTCACGTATCAGGGTTTACTGGATATTTAACTCTAAGGGGATTTCGTGAACTGCCATTCAGAAATGCTACTGGAGTTATAGTATTTTAG
- a CDS encoding hypothetical protein (encoded by transcript BEWA_023450A) has translation MISEERSPLGSLLSRGNLQRKSSHLNKTIGDDNVGMQTAASEISTSRAETIKGVTNPTLISTSDVADNRSTLSLVEGQCLPESNQKIFSKWVRACDHTESKQGNILPLKKQQKHDDSGRIRPKPIVKQTGTTYRASFQTDDKEFNNDILGTRRLYCNLADVRLALTLDELQCGPEFNRKNFFLYKQVATCKTTQCRRGINITFKKQGGNKTMALIVIVEEPVSLSRRFAGILSKRINSNGQEIKVRSKYNRKILFIKACSDYSPNLQETVVSTRV, from the coding sequence atgatttccGAGGAAAGGTCTCCTTTAGGCTCGTTGTTAAGCCGagggaacctccagaggaagtcatcacacctgaataaaacaatagggGACGACAACGTCGGAATGCAAACTGCAGCGAgtgaaatctcaacttcacgagctgaaacgataaaaggtgtcacaaatccaacattaatatcaacaagtgatgtagCTGACAACAGGTCTACGTTATCCCTAGTTGaagggcaatgcctacctgaatctaatcaaaaaatcttttctaaatgggtacgagcttgcgatcatacagagagtaaacagggaaacatattgcctcttaaaaagcaacaaaaacatgatgatagtggaagaataagacCCAAACCaatcgttaaacaaactggtacaacctaccgtgcatcattccaaactgacgacaaagagttcaacaatgacatacttggcactagaagactttattgtaatctagctgacgtaaggttagcgttaaccctggacgaattgcaatgtggacctgaatttaatcgaaaaaacttcttcttatataaacaggtggcgacttgtaaaactacccagtgtagacgggggataaacataacttttaaaaagcaaggcggtaataaaactatggcgcttatagtaatcgttgaagaaccagtaagtctctctaggagattcgctggaatcctcagtaagaggataaactcaaatggtcaagaaatcaaggtcaggtcgaaatacaatcgaaaaatcttatttataaaggcctgttctgattattccccaaacctacaggaaactgtagtgtctacaagggtgtag
- a CDS encoding hypothetical protein (encoded by transcript BEWA_023480A), translating into MTVDQQGVIIQLRQKSPNGGDTSYRDSTSGKQITVKRTPFPNPPGKYSTQDFYKYKHSLKTGGQTFNLKAIQDDTDVVISVKRVKDVSNVESVSAYYWKHEVGPGRKPTKVFIVGVTTTGNPTAYYTKSGYNPQWYLVSPSKLDSEILEAKLDGLNCSLNNTATINLTKDAYTAGKRYCCHKHSGQGKITVTPVPIFCKENKNKSHTTAYKHEINTGDFQLADIEYYLNGIPSRRKKINIPNLNLPTKRPVNVTVYAFYSKDSTDPKLIYVDSDGEPNVKGWYKNNGSKDNNEEWINFSDISENTTPESITNCKDNNWSRLVNELQKEESTGLKECNQATPIPSPETDALPIPPLPYEVVVENRNILPTSPVPGATPMTTDQFTIPSSTIEALINALSQSKTAVPPELSTTTIVGSSVGSGIGGTGLGGLGAWVWYKYFFDPVVRLI; encoded by the coding sequence ATGACGGTGGATCAACAAGGAGTAATCATTCAGCTTAGACAAAAGTCACCTAATGGTGGAGATACCAGTTATAGAGATTCTACTAGTGGAAAGCAAATTACCGTAAAAAGAACTCCATTTCCCAACCCTCCTGGAAAATATTCTACTCAAGACTTCTACAAGTATAAACATTCCCTGAAAACTGGGGGACAAACATTCAACCTAAAAGCAATTCAGGATGACACTGATGTGGTAATAAGTGTTAAGAGAGTTAAAGACGTTTCTAATGTAGAAAGTGTttctgcttattactggaagcaTGAAGTAGGTCCCGGTAGGAAACCTACTAAAGTTTTCATAGTAGGAGTTACCACCACTGGCAATCCAACTGCCTATTATACTAAGAGTGGTTATAATCCTCAATGGTATCTTGTTTCTCCATCCAAACTCGATTCTGAAATCCTTGAGGCCAAACTAGATGGCCTAAACTGTTCACTCAACAACACAGCTACAATTAACCTTACAAAAGACGCCTACACAGCAGGGAAGAGGTACTGTTGTCACAAGCATAGTGGCCAAGGAAAAATTACCGTCACTCCTGTACCCATTTTCTGTAAGGAGAATAAGAATAAAAGTCATACCACAGCATATAAACATGAGATTAATACTGGTGATTTCCAACTTGCCGATATCGAGTACTACTTAAATGGTATTCCTAGTcgaaggaagaagataaataTTCCTAACCTTAACTTACCTACAAAACGGCCAGTAAATGTTACAGTTTATGCTTTTTACTCTAAGGACAGTACAGATCCAAAACTTATATATGTGGATTCTGATGGAGAACCCAATGTTAAAGgctggtacaagaataacGGTAGTAAAGATAACAATGAAGAGTGGATAAATTTCTCTGATATAAGCGAGAATACAACACCGGAAAGTATCACAAACTGTAAGGACAATAACTGGTCCCGACTTGTGAATGAACTACAGAAGGAGGAATCTACAGGCTTGAAAGAATGTAATCAAGCAACTCCTATTCCTTCACCTGAAACAGATGCTCTTCCcattcctcctttaccTTATGAAGTTGTAGTAGAAAACCGGAACATTCTACCTACTAGTCCAGTTCCTGGAGCCACTCCCATGACTACAGATCAATTTACTATTCCCTCTTCTACTATTGAAGCTCTTATTAATGCTCTGTCTCAATCTAAAACCGCAGTCCCCCCTGAGTTATCCACTACCACCATCGTTGGATCATCTGTTGGAAGTGGAATCGGTGGAACAGGGTTGGGTGGTCTTGGAGCCTGGGTCTGGTACAAATATTTCTTTGACCCTGTGGTACGCCTaatatga
- a CDS encoding hypothetical protein (encoded by transcript BEWA_023500A), whose product MPLFSASCSPPKTVDIRPYSLDTTAPSSATTHIVFVPGRNACTLSKFSSPRVGLPDPTCLLHALVPFVRFFLLIGTRHFFREIQEHPLLRLALMTELTFDVSAPPVAGYYLLTGGSDGIYLFFKFSPRPGFSVVKVTHGISTLWESEDTLISVTIHRLGNLPVGLAIQLSDSALYFCYENFFWHPIGEEVYREKLRLDIHRCNFGKFGLDLSNVDTQDVTTVPVHDGTFLTTLFKPKRGNILISVRDGSQILWQAKGNGDKCLLASSHEVDRTPKFVRLALLESNLFAQRFFEKVDRRWVSISLHAYFAKRAPKDAQVTTVDLSTIEHSRVFMFKGVNLGLPYDVFFSSFLGKVVKIIDSGETLWEAKGGEKVIYAAVDHEKSHAHLTLLNSYGSSELCFEKRSGTWEAVEDIPGKFKILTH is encoded by the coding sequence ATGCCTCTATTCTCGGCATCTTGTAGTCCTCCAAAAACGGTAGACATACGTCCATATTCTCTCGACACCACCGCACCTTCCAGTGCAACCACTCACATTGTCTTTGTTCCAGGGAGAAACGCATGCACTTTGTCCAAATTTTCTTCTCCACGCGTAGGCCTTCCGGACCCCACCTGTCTTCTACATGCCCTTGTTCCTTTTGTaagattcttcctcttgaTAGGCACTCGACACTTTTTTCGTGAAATACAAGAGCATCCGCTCCTTCGGCTCGCTTTAATGACTGAACTCACCTTCGACGTCTCAGCTCCTCCGGTCGCCGGGTACTACCTTCTCACCGGCGGCAGCGACGGCATCTACCTCTTTTTCAAGTTCTCTCCGAGGCCAGGATTCAGCGTGGTCAAGGTGACTCACGGGATCTCCACGCTCTGGGAGTCTGAGGATACACTGATCTCCGTCACCATCCACCGACTTGGCAACCTTCCCGTTGGACTTGCGATCCAGCTCTCTGACTCGGCGCTTTACTTCTGCTACGAGAACTTCTTCTGGCACCCGATAGGCGAGGAAGTATACAGGGAGAAGCTCCGCTTGGACATCCACAGGTGCAACTTTGGCAAGTTTGGTCTCGACCTCAGCAACGTTGATACTCAGGATGTGACCACCGTACCGGTCCACGACGGCACGTTCCTCACTACACTCTTTAAGCCGAAGCGCGGTAACATTCTCATTAGCGTCCGTGATGGTTCTCAGATCCTCTGGCAGGCCAAGGGGAATGGAGACAAATGCCTGCTTGCCTCGTCCCATGAAGTTGATCGGACACCTAAATTCGTACGGTTGGCACTCCTAGAGTCAAATCTCTTTGCGCAGAGGTTCTTTGAGAAGGTTGACAGAAGATGGGTCTCCATCAGTCTGCATGCCTACTTCGCCAAGAGAGCACCAAAGGACGCCCAGGTTACCACAGTTGACCTCTCGACCATTGAGCATTCACGCGTGTTCATGTTCAAGGGCGTTAACCTGGGACTTCCGTACGACGTCTTCTTCTCGAGCTTCCTCGGCAAGGTCGTCAAGATTATCGATAGTGGAGAGACCCTCTGGGAAGCCAAGGGAGGTGAAAAGGTCATTTACGCAGCCGTAGATCACGAAAAATCCCATGCCCATCTCACTCTTTTAAACTCTTACGGCTCCTCTGAACTGTGCTTTGAGAAAAGGAGTGGGACATGGGAAGCAGTCGAGGACATTCCAGGAAAGTTTAAGATTCTCACCCATTAG
- a CDS encoding hypothetical protein (encoded by transcript BEWA_023490A), whose amino-acid sequence MKVLTVLLTVCLVGLCHCGGDDSKGALKRGVGSQPTPLPPQGVQGKQGNAPAAKGETLPSQKGPVQTNGQSAAQPGQKATPPTQQGQPAKPATPVTQSAGQRVTLDLAHPDRSKVCVDDHYSNGVKTKKYSPKDGYHISSVLDGAKEVWKGESHQKFLSATLSSKGKSSVLLISTNAGIKHFKKDGSSWTSSNEKDYEEKLREMRYTD is encoded by the coding sequence ATGAAGGTTCTAACTGTTCTACTGACGGTATGTTTGGTAGGATTGTGTCACTGTGGAGGCGATGACAGTAAGGGGGCATTAAAGAGAGGAGTGGGTAGTCAACCTACTCCACTACCTCCACAAGGAGTTCAGGGTAAACAAGGAAATGCTCCAGCTGCCAAGGGGGAAACTCTACCTTCTCAGAAAGGCCCAGTACAGACAAATGGACAGTCGGCTGCTCAGCCTGGTCAAAAGGCAACTCCACCTACTCAACAAGGACAACCTGCTAAACCAGCGACTCCAGTTACTCAGTCGGCTGGACAAAGAGTTACTCTGGATCTTGCTCATCCTGACCGGTCCAAGGTATGTGTAGATGATCATTATAGTAATGGAGTAAAGACCAAGAAATActctccaaaggatggttATCATATATCTTCAGTTTTGGACGGCGCAAAAGAGGTTTGGAAGGGTGAATCTCATCAAAAGTTTCTATCTGCAACATTGTCATCCAAGGGAAAGTCATCAgtacttttaatttctacCAATGCTGGTATAAAACACTTTAAGAAGGATGGCAGTAGTTGGACTTCATCGAATGAGAAAGACTATGAAGAGAAACTAAGGGAAATGAGGTACACTGACTAA
- a CDS encoding signal peptide-containing protein (encoded by transcript BEWA_023510A) translates to MKVPFVLSLALLVRLSSCTEVVFDVSSPDPSLARDYNSTADGVTYYSYFPKGLFFSKVVDARVTIWEGKGEERCTIPFLSVEGDKSRLVLHVWPNSTESKMLYYEKVYGEWKLVTIRVKGLPESEEPVSPQEHAAELNFANLGCPLGGFSGSEAKPKVTLPPVKPHDDEDELGELDEYVPEARVAEPETPEVSIEDSQPEKESEAPVEPTIEQKLFTHEDIVVEGVPKVYEFSPSTETSREVSVTEDSHPEEPVLAAKESIHLETLPSDHTEASEDSSLEQLEGESPEVPAKPTPTKEASKDSPKTSADSFQLPSKATFPDPEEDVGPLVSKVDTSLFNVVDSFEDYVPVLDLKAKGNKAFKITFDDKTIWEDPNTPCSSAVLYFDEDRPTLLIVIVKDKNDKLNKVYRYHDGKQWKDGTKRGHNKTEQVEEIFLLLSLLNPQRSQILRIKLQKSDSISNHDSSLWNMVACFVGKK, encoded by the exons ATGAAAGTCCCCTTTGTGCTCTCACTAGCACTCCTAGTGAGACTGTCTAGCTGCACTGAGGTCGTCTTTGATGTTTCAAGCCCGGATCCTTCCCTGGCTAGAGACTATAACAGTACCGCAGATGGAGTAACTTATTACTCCTACTTTCCCAAGGGATTATTCTTCAGCAAGGTAGTAGATGCTAGAGTCACCATCTGGGAAGGTAAGGGAGAAGAGAGATGTACAATACCATTCCTAAGTGTTGAAGGTGACAAGAGCAGGCTCGTTCTTCATGTTTGGCCTAATAGCACAGAATCCAAGATGTTGTACTATGAGAAGGtatatggagaatggaagctGGTAACTATAAGAGTTAAAGGTCTTCCAGAGTCAGAGGAACCAGTCTCTCCACAGGAACATGCAGCTGAACTTAACTTTGCCAACCTTGGATGTCCCTTGGGAGGATTCTCAGGTTCAGAAGCTAAGCCAAAGGTCACTCTCCCTCCCGTGAAACCTCAtgatgatgaggatgagCTAGGAGAACTTGATGAGTATGTACCAGAGGCTAGAGTAGCAGAACCTGAGACTCCAGAAGTTTCTATAGAGGATTCCCAGCCAGAAAAAGAATCCGAGGCTCCAGTAGAGCCCACTATAGAACAAAAACTATTTACCCATGAAGATATTGTAGTTGAGGGGGTACCGAAAGTTTATGAATTTTCACCCAGTACTGAGACATCAAGAGAGGTTTCCGTTACAGAAGATTCGCATCCTGAGGAGCCTGTTCTGGCTGCTAAAGAATCTATCCATTTGGAGACTTTACCTTCTGACCATACAGAGGCTTCTGAGGAttcttctttggaacaatTAGAAGGAGAATCACCTGAAGTTCCTGCAAAACCAACTCCTACTAAAGAAGCATCTAAAGATAGCCCTAAAACTAGTGCAGATTCCTTTCAACTACCATCAAAAGCAACATTTCCAGACcctgaagaagatgtagGCCCCTTGGTGTCGAAGGTCGATACATCCCTCTTTAATGTCGTTGACTCTTTTGAAGATTATGTACCCGTTCTTGATCTTAAAGCCAAGGGAAATAAAGCCTTTAAAATCACGTTTGATGATAAGACGATATGGGAAGATCCTAACACACCATGCTCCTCAGCAGTACTGTACTTTGATGAAGATAGACCTACCCTTTTAATTGTTATTGTAAAGGATAAGAATGATAAGCTTAACAAGgtctatagataccatgaCGGTAAGCAGTGGAAGGATGGTACTAAGAGGGGTCACAATA AAACAGAGCAAGTTGAGGAGATTTTTTTGCTGTTGTCTCTGTTGAATCCCCAGAGATCACAAATCCTGAGAATTAAACTACAAAAATCTGATAGTATTTCCAATCATGATTCATCCTTGTGGAATATGGTTGCTTGTTTCGTTGGTAAAAAGTAA
- a CDS encoding hypothetical protein (encoded by transcript BEWA_023430A) gives MEIDCSNTFLGDVFGKHFDGDVAIDCFGAKRRNVISRYNRKPEVYKSTAQSLSDLLREGATSIYSSLTQVQREAKGEHVDAVTQDEKDDHSKVNVRQVWNSMLCISGAGLGMLSLSLLGIFGVCAAAGVSCSALVCKKCLQKHEVGQGHDCGIVPLNVSNEYKPSTLANHSRPGFYSATEYIPIYGQTFKY, from the exons ATGGAGATTGACTGTAGTAACACATTTCTGGGTGACGTATTCGGGAAG CACTTTGACGGCGATGTTGCCATCGACTGTTTTGGAGCCAAGCGAAGGAACGTTATCAGCAGATATAATCGCAAACCGGAGGTATACAAGTCGACTGCTCAGAGCCTCTCGGACCTACTCAGAGAGGGAGCCACAAGCATTTACTCATCTCTAACCCAGGTACAAAGGGAAGCAAAAGGAGAGCATGTGGATGCTGTAACTcaggatgaaaaggatgacCACTCCAAGGTAAACGTCCGCCAGGTGTGGAACAGCATGCTCTGCATTTCAG GAGCTGGACTGGGGATGCTTAGTCTGAGCCTACTCGGCATCTTTGGTGTCTGCGCAGCAGCTGGTGTCTCATGCTCGGCGCTAGTCTGCAAGAAATGTCTACAAAAGCATGAAGTAGGTCAAGGACATGACTGTGGCATTGTCCCTCTAAATGTAAGCAATGAGTACAAGCCATCGACTCTTGCCAACCACTCTAGACCTGGTTTTTATTCCGCAACTGAATATATACCCATTTATGGGCAGACTTTCAAGTATTGA
- a CDS encoding hypothetical protein (encoded by transcript BEWA_023460A) has protein sequence MGTIDEFMKKTTDLVHLKLSRATFDIELSHQRTNNLVHVTSTTSMEPSNSQENSEIRQGANITSTHYSVRPEMQFYVTIGVVKYNGHVIESRNDGLLNREVVWKHGMYNQNFTIISRYNDGMSVEDKYNFTYDGEVELE, from the coding sequence ATGGGAACCATTGATGAATTTATGAAGAAAACAACTGATTTGGTCCACTTGAAACTTTCGAGGGCAACTTTTGACATTGAGCTTTCGCATCAGCGCACCAATAATCTCGTGCATGTGACATCTACAACTTCAATGGAACCATCAAATTCCCAGGAAAACTCAGAAATAAGGCAAGGTGCAAATATTACATCCACTCACTACTCTGTTCGGCCTGAAATGCAATTTTATGTAACTATTGGTGTAGTCAAGTATAACGGGCATGTCATAGAGAGCAGGAATGATGGACTATTGAACAGAGAAGTCGTCTGGAAACATGGGATGTATAACCAAAATTTCACTATAATATCAAGGTATAATGATGGTATGAGTGTGGAGGATAAATATAACTTTACGTATGATGGTGAAGTTGAACTGGAGTAG